One Stenotrophomonas maltophilia DNA window includes the following coding sequences:
- a CDS encoding IS4 family transposase, with product MRASQVLQKCLPNSLSAMHVLRMRALLSAVQALIVGRRLTLTDIARAWPGAERVRAPLKAFDRLLGNRHLHGERSAIEADMARWLLRGPQPVILIDWSDLKPDKSWCLLRAAVPVGGRTLTLLDMIVRGKEQGSAEAERHFLQQLRKLIPEGVTPILVTDAGFRTPWFRAVSALGWHWVGRLRGATRIKLQEAPNYPEHWHDSRTLHARARTVPRELPPALVNRSSPLACRVVLCSKTRKGRKKSTRRTPQQASRSAVSLKAAAREREPWLIVAAPELSQASARQLVNLYARRMQIELAFRDLKSHRYGHALEDSLTRQGPRLQILLLISTLATFVSWLAGLVCEAADIAHWLWPSKSTRKRYSTPRVGREALVRGWPLGPPARWLDLLRSPPGKALDQMTLLP from the coding sequence ATGCGCGCCAGCCAAGTATTGCAGAAGTGCTTGCCCAACTCACTATCGGCCATGCATGTCCTGCGCATGCGGGCCCTTCTCAGCGCGGTGCAAGCGCTGATCGTTGGGCGACGGTTGACCTTGACCGATATCGCTCGAGCGTGGCCTGGGGCCGAGCGTGTACGAGCTCCCCTCAAGGCGTTTGATCGCCTGTTGGGGAATCGGCATCTACATGGCGAACGCAGTGCCATTGAGGCTGACATGGCTCGCTGGCTGCTACGTGGCCCACAGCCGGTCATCCTCATCGACTGGTCTGACTTGAAGCCGGACAAAAGCTGGTGCTTGCTTCGCGCGGCGGTTCCCGTGGGCGGCCGCACGCTGACGCTGCTGGACATGATTGTTCGCGGGAAAGAACAAGGCTCCGCCGAGGCCGAGAGGCATTTTCTGCAGCAATTGCGCAAGCTCATTCCAGAAGGGGTAACTCCGATTCTGGTGACCGATGCTGGGTTCCGGACCCCTTGGTTTCGCGCGGTTTCTGCGCTGGGCTGGCACTGGGTGGGGCGTCTGCGTGGAGCAACGCGCATCAAACTTCAGGAGGCCCCCAACTACCCGGAACACTGGCATGACAGCCGCACCCTGCACGCCAGAGCCAGGACCGTGCCACGCGAGCTCCCGCCAGCGCTGGTCAACCGCAGCTCGCCGCTGGCCTGCCGCGTGGTGCTGTGTTCCAAAACGCGTAAGGGCCGCAAAAAATCCACCCGCCGTACTCCACAGCAGGCCTCTCGTTCGGCGGTGAGCCTGAAGGCTGCCGCTCGTGAGCGAGAGCCTTGGCTTATCGTGGCCGCGCCCGAATTGAGTCAGGCCAGCGCCCGACAGTTGGTTAACCTCTATGCCCGCCGGATGCAGATCGAACTGGCCTTTCGAGATCTCAAATCACACCGCTACGGGCATGCCTTGGAAGACAGTCTGACCCGGCAAGGGCCCAGGCTGCAGATCCTGCTCCTGATCAGCACGCTGGCCACCTTCGTCAGCTGGCTGGCCGGCTTGGTGTGTGAAGCGGCAGACATCGCCCACTGGCTTTGGCCCAGCAAAAGCACCCGCAAACGCTATTCCACCCCACGCGTTGGGCGCGAGGCACTAGTCAGAGGCTGGCCCCTAGGGCCACCGGCACGGTGGCTTGATCTTCTGCGCTCGCCCCCAGGGAAGGCCTTGGACCAAATGACTTTGCTGCCATGA
- the miaB gene encoding tRNA (N6-isopentenyl adenosine(37)-C2)-methylthiotransferase MiaB yields the protein MTGTPDVFPPATPGGTPLVALPAGPRKPDQVKGKLYIKTHGCQMNEYDSAKMADVLAASDGLELTDSPEDADVILVNTCSIREKAQEKVFSQLGVWKGLKNKGREVIIGVGGCVASQEGEAIIKRAPFVDLVFGPQTLHRLPELIRARREQKRPQVDISFPEIEKFDRLPEPRAEGASAFVSIMEGCSKYCSFCVVPYTRGTEVSRPFEDVVVEVAQLAAQGVREINLLGQNVNAYRGPYGDGEFADLGLLIRTIAEIDGVGRIRFTTSHPLEFSDSLIDAFRDVPQLANFLHLPVQAGSDRVLSAMKRGYTALEFKSKIRKLRAVRPDISISSDFIVGFPGETDADFEKTMKLIEDIGFDHSFSFIYSRRPGTPAADLEDTISDAEKHARLSRLQERINAHAAGISEKMVGTVQTVLVEGPSRKNPNELTGKTENMRSVNFPAPARLIGQFVDVVITEALTNSLRARVVAE from the coding sequence ATGACCGGGACGCCAGACGTCTTTCCGCCCGCCACGCCGGGCGGTACCCCGCTCGTTGCCCTGCCCGCTGGTCCGCGCAAGCCCGACCAGGTCAAGGGCAAGCTGTACATCAAGACCCACGGTTGCCAGATGAACGAGTACGACTCGGCCAAGATGGCCGACGTGCTTGCCGCCAGCGATGGGCTGGAACTGACCGACAGCCCGGAGGACGCCGACGTCATCCTGGTCAATACCTGCTCCATCCGCGAGAAGGCGCAGGAGAAGGTATTCAGCCAACTGGGCGTGTGGAAGGGCCTGAAGAACAAGGGCCGTGAGGTCATCATCGGCGTGGGCGGCTGCGTTGCCTCGCAGGAAGGCGAAGCGATCATCAAGCGCGCGCCGTTCGTCGACCTGGTGTTCGGACCGCAGACCCTGCACCGCCTGCCGGAGCTGATCCGTGCCCGCCGCGAGCAGAAGCGCCCGCAGGTGGACATCAGCTTCCCCGAGATCGAGAAGTTCGACCGCCTGCCCGAGCCGCGTGCCGAAGGCGCTTCGGCGTTCGTGTCGATCATGGAAGGCTGTTCCAAGTACTGCTCGTTCTGCGTGGTGCCCTACACCCGCGGCACCGAAGTCAGCCGCCCGTTCGAGGACGTGGTGGTGGAAGTGGCGCAGCTGGCCGCACAGGGCGTGCGCGAGATCAACCTGCTCGGCCAGAACGTCAACGCCTATCGCGGGCCGTACGGTGACGGCGAATTCGCCGACCTCGGCCTGCTGATCCGCACCATCGCCGAGATCGATGGCGTCGGCCGCATCCGCTTCACCACCTCGCATCCGCTGGAGTTCAGCGATTCGCTGATCGATGCGTTCCGCGACGTGCCGCAGCTGGCCAACTTCCTGCACCTGCCGGTACAGGCCGGCAGCGACCGCGTACTGTCGGCGATGAAGCGTGGCTACACCGCACTGGAATTCAAGTCGAAGATCCGCAAGCTGCGCGCGGTGCGCCCGGACATCTCGATCAGCTCGGACTTCATCGTCGGCTTCCCCGGCGAGACCGATGCCGATTTCGAGAAGACCATGAAGCTGATCGAGGACATCGGCTTCGACCACAGCTTCTCCTTCATCTATTCGCGTCGCCCAGGCACCCCGGCCGCGGATCTGGAGGACACCATCAGCGATGCCGAGAAGCACGCGCGCCTGTCGCGCCTGCAGGAGCGCATCAATGCGCATGCCGCCGGCATTTCCGAGAAAATGGTCGGCACCGTGCAGACGGTGCTGGTGGAAGGTCCTTCGCGGAAGAACCCGAACGAACTGACCGGCAAGACCGAGAACATGCGTTCGGTGAACTTCCCGGCGCCGGCACGGTTGATCGGCCAGTTCGTGGACGTGGTGATTACCGAAGCGCTGACCAATTCGCTGCGCGCGCGGGTGGTGGCGGAATAA
- a CDS encoding glutathione S-transferase family protein, which produces MNSRQITLYHAARSRSSGAVALLEALGADYRMQVLDLKAGANLAPAYLAINPMGKVPAIVHNGALVTEQVAIYLYLADLYPEAGLAPPVGDALRGPYLRWMAFYGACFEPAMIDKAMHREPPPRLMSPYNDAETVLQVIEAQLAQGPYLLGETMSAADVLWGNALAWTTAFGLVQPAPATADYIARMSAMTAFDRSRQIDAELAAA; this is translated from the coding sequence ATGAATTCACGCCAGATCACCCTGTACCATGCCGCCCGTTCCCGCTCGAGCGGCGCCGTGGCCCTGCTCGAAGCGCTGGGTGCCGACTACCGCATGCAGGTGCTGGACCTGAAGGCCGGCGCCAACCTGGCACCGGCCTACCTGGCCATCAACCCGATGGGCAAGGTGCCGGCCATCGTCCACAACGGGGCGCTGGTAACCGAACAGGTGGCCATTTATCTGTACCTGGCCGACCTGTATCCGGAAGCCGGGCTGGCCCCGCCGGTCGGCGATGCCCTTCGCGGCCCCTACCTGCGCTGGATGGCCTTCTATGGCGCCTGTTTCGAGCCGGCGATGATCGACAAGGCAATGCACCGCGAGCCGCCGCCGCGCCTGATGTCGCCCTACAACGACGCGGAGACGGTGCTGCAGGTGATCGAAGCCCAGCTGGCACAGGGGCCGTACCTGCTCGGCGAGACGATGAGCGCCGCCGACGTGCTGTGGGGCAATGCGCTGGCCTGGACCACCGCCTTTGGCCTGGTGCAGCCGGCGCCGGCAACGGCTGATTACATTGCACGGATGAGTGCGATGACCGCTTTCGACCGTTCGCGGCAGATCGATGCGGAGCTGGCAGCGGCCTGA
- a CDS encoding helix-turn-helix transcriptional regulator: protein MRHTAHRLLRLIALLQARRQWSGAELAERMGVDRRSIRRDIERLRELGYPVQASSGVGGGYQLGAGAPVLPMLLDEEEATTLAIALRAASATVAGIDDTARGLLSKLDPLVPTRRRQQAGEVHAATATLSELPSTDARLLGRLAQHCRQASRLAFEYRSAQEAVTQREVEAQHLVNYGRRWYLLAWDLGRQDWRTLRVDRMGAVRECAEPGLHRRTPAPPDVMVRQAVSQAPFALQAIVRLAGSRAELEGRIPPWCGVLEADGAEHCLLRMGAESRGMMLAQILSLDRVPVALWTTPSGLRDELAQRLAGLGRVLAVPPVTG, encoded by the coding sequence ATGCGCCATACCGCCCATCGACTGCTGCGCCTGATCGCCCTGCTGCAGGCCCGTCGCCAGTGGTCCGGGGCCGAGTTGGCCGAGCGCATGGGCGTGGACCGGCGCAGCATCCGCCGTGACATCGAGCGCCTGCGCGAACTGGGCTATCCGGTGCAGGCCTCATCCGGGGTTGGCGGCGGCTACCAGCTGGGGGCAGGGGCACCGGTCCTGCCGATGCTGCTGGATGAGGAGGAGGCAACCACCCTGGCGATCGCCCTGCGTGCCGCGTCCGCGACCGTCGCCGGCATCGACGACACCGCGCGCGGCCTGTTGTCCAAGCTCGACCCGCTGGTGCCGACCCGTCGCCGCCAGCAGGCCGGCGAGGTGCATGCAGCGACGGCCACCTTGTCCGAGCTTCCGTCCACCGACGCGCGCCTGCTCGGACGGCTGGCCCAGCACTGCCGGCAGGCGTCACGGCTGGCCTTCGAATACCGCAGCGCGCAGGAGGCCGTCACCCAGCGCGAGGTCGAGGCGCAGCACCTGGTCAATTACGGGCGGCGTTGGTACCTGCTGGCCTGGGACCTGGGCCGGCAGGACTGGCGCACCCTGCGCGTGGACCGGATGGGCGCGGTACGCGAATGCGCCGAGCCGGGCCTGCATCGCCGCACGCCAGCGCCGCCGGATGTGATGGTGCGGCAGGCGGTCAGCCAGGCCCCGTTCGCGCTGCAGGCCATCGTCCGCCTGGCCGGCAGCCGTGCAGAGCTGGAAGGCCGCATTCCGCCCTGGTGCGGGGTGCTGGAGGCGGATGGCGCCGAGCACTGCCTGCTGCGCATGGGGGCCGAGAGCCGGGGCATGATGCTGGCGCAGATCCTCAGCCTGGACCGCGTGCCGGTGGCGCTGTGGACTACGCCGTCGGGCCTGCGCGACGAACTGGCCCAGCGCCTGGCCGGGCTGGGCCGGGTGCTGGCTGTGCCGCCGGTCACAGGCTGA
- a CDS encoding lytic transglycosylase domain-containing protein, translating into MKGILGTTAIIIAALTAAPASAGTLYKCQGPDGVTSYLSKRVAGARCSTISYSRDTRPAPRPVVAAPRPAPTTVANIERNPVAVAASAATPATVAPAPAAAAPAAAPAQPVASRSGRMVSGQVYSFMKDGVRHYTSARPTQVANLGPVRTIRYSFMERCYACGINPRVDFGTVRLNTSAFQTEITSAAREFGVEEAVVRAIIHAESAYNPTALSRAGAQGLMQLMPPTAARFGVSDSYDAGQNIRGGVQYLAWLLKRFNGDLTLAAAGYNAGEGAVDRHGGVPPYSETQYYVRRVGQLAERYRTALSHQ; encoded by the coding sequence ATGAAGGGGATACTGGGGACAACGGCGATCATCATCGCTGCGCTGACCGCTGCGCCGGCCAGCGCCGGAACCCTGTACAAGTGCCAGGGCCCTGACGGCGTCACCAGTTATTTGAGCAAGCGGGTGGCGGGTGCGCGCTGCAGCACCATCAGCTACAGCCGCGACACCCGTCCGGCACCGCGCCCGGTGGTGGCCGCGCCCAGGCCGGCGCCGACCACGGTGGCCAACATCGAACGCAACCCGGTTGCCGTTGCCGCCAGCGCCGCCACGCCGGCAACGGTCGCGCCTGCGCCTGCTGCAGCCGCGCCAGCAGCTGCTCCGGCACAGCCGGTCGCCTCGCGCAGCGGGCGCATGGTCAGCGGCCAGGTCTATTCCTTCATGAAGGACGGCGTGCGCCACTACACCAGTGCGCGCCCGACCCAGGTCGCCAACCTCGGCCCGGTGCGGACCATCCGCTACAGCTTCATGGAGCGCTGCTACGCGTGCGGGATCAATCCGCGCGTGGACTTCGGCACCGTGCGCCTGAACACCTCGGCCTTCCAGACCGAGATCACCTCGGCCGCGCGCGAGTTCGGCGTGGAAGAGGCGGTGGTGCGGGCCATCATCCATGCCGAGTCGGCCTACAACCCGACCGCGCTCAGCCGTGCCGGTGCGCAGGGCCTGATGCAGCTGATGCCGCCAACCGCCGCGCGCTTCGGTGTCAGTGACTCCTACGATGCCGGGCAGAACATCCGCGGCGGCGTACAGTATCTTGCGTGGTTGTTGAAGCGCTTCAATGGCGATCTGACCCTTGCCGCAGCTGGCTACAACGCTGGCGAAGGCGCGGTCGACCGCCACGGTGGCGTACCGCCCTACAGCGAAACCCAGTACTACGTGCGCCGGGTCGGGCAGCTGGCCGAGCGTTACCGCACCGCCCTGAGTCACCAGTAG
- the petA gene encoding ubiquinol-cytochrome c reductase iron-sulfur subunit, with protein sequence MANDGVHDPVNTGRRRFLSATTAVVGAVGVGFTAVPFIKSWNPSARAKLAGAPVVADISALQEGQRLIVEWRGQPIWIVKRSKAILDALHGLDGRLKDPESGEKDQQPDYVLKQNPELRSIKPDISVLVGLCTHLGCSPEMVAEIRPEPYDPQWKGGYFCPCHKSRFDMSGRVFKDVPAPINLKVPAHHYQDDNTIIIGVDPQGAA encoded by the coding sequence ATGGCCAACGATGGGGTACACGATCCAGTCAACACCGGACGTCGGCGTTTTCTTTCTGCCACCACAGCCGTGGTGGGCGCCGTCGGCGTCGGATTCACCGCAGTTCCTTTCATCAAATCCTGGAACCCCAGTGCGCGGGCCAAGCTTGCCGGTGCACCGGTGGTGGCCGACATCAGCGCGCTGCAGGAAGGCCAACGCCTGATCGTGGAATGGCGTGGCCAGCCGATCTGGATCGTCAAGCGGTCCAAGGCCATCCTCGATGCGCTGCATGGGCTGGATGGCCGTCTCAAGGACCCCGAGTCCGGCGAGAAGGACCAGCAGCCGGACTACGTGCTGAAGCAGAATCCCGAGCTGCGTTCGATCAAGCCGGACATTTCCGTGCTGGTCGGCCTGTGCACGCACCTGGGCTGCTCGCCGGAGATGGTCGCCGAGATCCGGCCCGAGCCCTACGACCCGCAGTGGAAGGGCGGCTACTTCTGCCCCTGCCACAAGTCGCGCTTCGACATGTCCGGCCGCGTCTTCAAGGACGTGCCGGCGCCGATCAACCTGAAGGTGCCCGCGCACCACTACCAGGACGACAACACCATCATCATCGGTGTTGATCCGCAGGGGGCTGCCTGA
- a CDS encoding cytochrome b: MANILSRTASGVADWVNARAPGLMPVYRKHVSEYYAPKNFNIWYYFGSLALLVLVNQIVTGIFLTMHYKTNAAEAFGSIEYIMRDVEWGWLIRYMHSTGASLFFIVVYLHMFRGLLYGSYQKPRELVWILGMLIYLVLMAEAFMGYVLPWGQMSFWGAKVIISLFGAIPVIGNGLTEWIMGDYLPSDATLNRFFALHVIALPLVLLLLVVLHLGALHEVGSNNPDGVEIKKGPKGNRWSPNAPADGIPFHPYYTLKDGVGAGFLLIIAAFIIFFAPGFGGLFLEHDNFTEANRLVTPEHIKPVWYYTPYYAMLRVVPNKLGGVLVMFSAIAILFLVPWLDKAKVKSVRYRGWISKVMLGVLAVCFVWLGVIGSGPGTDVHETYIGRVLTFLYFAFFITMPLWTRLDRTKPVPERVTTHD, from the coding sequence ATGGCCAATATCCTCAGCCGTACCGCCAGCGGCGTGGCCGACTGGGTCAACGCCCGCGCGCCGGGCCTGATGCCGGTGTACCGCAAGCACGTCAGCGAGTACTACGCGCCGAAGAACTTCAACATCTGGTACTACTTCGGCTCGCTGGCGCTGCTGGTGCTGGTCAACCAGATCGTCACCGGCATCTTCCTGACGATGCACTACAAGACCAACGCCGCCGAGGCGTTCGGCTCCATCGAATACATCATGCGTGATGTGGAGTGGGGCTGGCTGATCCGCTACATGCACTCCACCGGTGCCTCGCTGTTCTTCATCGTGGTCTACCTGCACATGTTCCGCGGCCTGCTGTACGGCAGCTACCAGAAGCCGCGCGAGCTGGTGTGGATCCTGGGCATGCTAATCTACCTGGTGCTGATGGCCGAAGCCTTCATGGGCTATGTGCTGCCGTGGGGCCAGATGTCGTTCTGGGGCGCGAAGGTGATCATCTCGCTGTTCGGCGCGATACCGGTGATCGGCAACGGCCTGACCGAATGGATCATGGGCGACTACCTGCCCAGTGACGCCACGCTCAACCGCTTCTTCGCGCTGCACGTCATCGCATTGCCGCTGGTGCTGCTGTTGCTGGTGGTGCTGCACCTGGGCGCGCTGCACGAAGTGGGGTCGAACAACCCGGACGGCGTGGAGATCAAGAAGGGGCCGAAGGGCAACCGCTGGTCGCCGAACGCACCGGCCGACGGCATTCCGTTCCACCCGTACTACACGCTCAAGGATGGTGTCGGCGCCGGCTTCCTGCTGATCATCGCCGCCTTCATCATCTTCTTCGCGCCCGGTTTCGGCGGCCTGTTCCTGGAGCACGACAACTTCACCGAGGCCAACCGCCTGGTGACCCCGGAGCACATCAAGCCGGTCTGGTACTACACGCCGTACTACGCGATGTTGCGCGTGGTGCCGAACAAGCTGGGCGGCGTGCTGGTGATGTTCTCGGCCATCGCGATCCTGTTCCTGGTGCCGTGGCTGGACAAGGCGAAGGTGAAATCGGTGCGCTACCGCGGCTGGATCTCGAAGGTGATGCTGGGCGTGCTGGCGGTGTGCTTCGTCTGGCTGGGCGTGATTGGTTCCGGCCCGGGCACCGACGTGCACGAGACCTACATCGGGCGGGTGCTGACCTTCCTGTACTTCGCGTTCTTCATCACCATGCCGCTATGGACACGGTTGGACAGGACCAAGCCGGTACCGGAGAGGGTGACCACCCATGACTGA
- a CDS encoding cytochrome c1, which produces MTDRWMVRLALTAALMLGSFLASAAEGGTKLLQAGNDLGDRASLQRGAQLYMNYCSGCHALKYLRYSRMAQDLGLTEEEVMNNLNFTGSAIGDPIPVAMPKENAEKWFGKMPPDLSLISRVRGSDWVYTYLKSFYLDSSRPLGWNNALFANASMPNPLWEMQGLQHAVHGKPEAPGMDPPVTGLKIETPGSVDAGQYDQAVRDITNFLEYAGEPAALKRQQLGVWVILFLALLTFLLYLLKREYWKDVH; this is translated from the coding sequence ATGACTGATCGCTGGATGGTCCGGCTGGCCTTGACGGCCGCCCTGATGCTGGGCAGTTTCCTGGCCTCCGCCGCCGAAGGCGGCACCAAGCTGCTGCAGGCCGGCAACGACCTCGGTGACCGCGCCTCGCTGCAGCGCGGCGCGCAGTTGTACATGAACTACTGCTCCGGCTGCCACGCGCTGAAGTACCTGCGCTATTCGCGGATGGCGCAGGACCTGGGCCTGACCGAAGAGGAGGTGATGAACAACCTCAACTTCACCGGCTCGGCGATCGGCGATCCGATCCCGGTGGCGATGCCCAAGGAGAATGCCGAGAAGTGGTTCGGCAAGATGCCGCCGGACCTCAGCCTGATCTCGCGCGTGCGGGGCAGTGACTGGGTCTACACCTATCTCAAGTCGTTCTACCTGGACAGCAGCCGGCCGCTGGGCTGGAACAACGCGCTGTTCGCCAACGCGTCCATGCCCAACCCGCTGTGGGAAATGCAGGGCCTGCAGCATGCCGTGCATGGCAAGCCCGAAGCGCCGGGCATGGACCCGCCGGTGACCGGCCTGAAGATTGAAACGCCGGGTTCGGTCGATGCCGGGCAGTACGACCAGGCCGTGCGGGACATCACCAACTTCCTCGAATATGCCGGCGAACCGGCCGCGCTCAAGCGTCAGCAGCTGGGCGTGTGGGTGATCCTGTTCCTGGCCCTGCTGACCTTCCTGCTGTATCTGTTGAAGAGGGAATACTGGAAGGACGTTCACTGA
- a CDS encoding glutathione S-transferase N-terminal domain-containing protein: MAASVRMRNTLTLFSSNDDVLCHRVRLVLAAKGVTFDFVPVDPQNPPEDLIDLNPYHSVPTLVERELVLYAASVVSEYLDERYPHPPLMPVDPLSRARIRLAMLRIEHDWVPQVQAIQLGNKTQAEAGRKRLKELLTASLPLFKASKFFLNPEMSLADCAMAPIIWRLQSLDVPLPKDGKAIEDYGNRIFRHPGFVRSLTDQEKKLRDLPV; encoded by the coding sequence ATGGCGGCGAGCGTACGCATGCGCAATACACTGACGCTGTTTTCCTCGAACGACGATGTACTGTGCCACCGTGTACGCCTGGTCCTGGCGGCCAAGGGTGTGACCTTCGACTTCGTTCCGGTCGATCCACAGAACCCGCCTGAAGACCTGATCGACCTCAATCCGTACCACTCGGTGCCGACGCTGGTCGAACGCGAACTGGTGCTTTACGCCGCGTCGGTGGTCAGCGAGTACCTGGACGAGCGCTACCCGCATCCGCCGCTGATGCCGGTCGACCCGCTGTCGCGTGCGCGCATCCGCCTGGCCATGCTGCGCATCGAGCACGACTGGGTGCCGCAGGTGCAGGCCATCCAGCTGGGCAACAAGACCCAGGCCGAGGCCGGCCGCAAGCGCCTGAAGGAGTTGCTGACCGCCTCGCTGCCGCTGTTCAAGGCCAGCAAGTTCTTCCTCAACCCGGAAATGAGCCTGGCCGACTGCGCGATGGCGCCGATCATCTGGCGCCTGCAGTCGCTGGACGTACCGCTGCCGAAGGACGGCAAGGCGATCGAAGACTACGGCAACCGCATCTTCCGCCATCCCGGTTTCGTCCGCAGCCTGACCGACCAGGAAAAGAAGCTGCGCGATCTGCCGGTCTGA
- a CDS encoding ClpXP protease specificity-enhancing factor, giving the protein MTEDFFHMTSHRPYLLRALVEWINDNQLTPHILVDAGVPGVQVPPSAVKDGRVVLNIAERAVVRLMIDNEMVSFSARFSGTSYPVQVPISAVLAVYARETGQGMALPDDIPGNETAPTSDELLHEEGTPPDDTPPASPPPKGRPNLRVVK; this is encoded by the coding sequence ATGACCGAAGACTTCTTCCACATGACCAGCCACCGCCCGTACCTGCTGCGGGCGCTGGTGGAATGGATCAACGACAACCAGCTGACCCCGCACATCCTGGTCGACGCCGGCGTCCCCGGCGTGCAGGTGCCGCCTTCGGCGGTCAAGGATGGCCGGGTCGTGCTCAACATCGCCGAACGTGCCGTCGTGCGGCTGATGATCGACAACGAGATGGTGAGCTTCTCGGCGCGCTTCTCCGGCACCAGCTACCCGGTGCAGGTACCGATCAGCGCCGTGCTGGCCGTCTACGCCCGCGAGACCGGGCAGGGCATGGCATTGCCGGATGACATTCCGGGCAACGAAACCGCGCCGACCAGCGACGAGCTGCTGCACGAGGAAGGCACGCCGCCGGACGATACGCCGCCGGCCAGTCCGCCGCCGAAGGGGCGCCCGAACCTGCGCGTGGTCAAGTAA
- a CDS encoding DUF3301 domain-containing protein, whose protein sequence is MPTLLLLLIAGGIIYFFWNAARSAAERAVELGRNACRAADVQWLDQAVHATGLRLSRGEDGRLGFERTFKFEYSYDGIDRHVGRMVLRGDQLISFTGPGAARISQIRADVDDAEDV, encoded by the coding sequence ATGCCCACCCTGCTGCTGTTGCTGATTGCCGGCGGAATCATCTATTTCTTCTGGAATGCCGCACGTTCGGCCGCCGAGCGCGCGGTCGAACTGGGGCGCAATGCCTGCCGCGCCGCCGATGTGCAATGGTTGGACCAGGCGGTGCACGCCACCGGCCTGCGCCTGTCGCGCGGCGAGGATGGCCGACTCGGCTTCGAGCGCACCTTCAAGTTCGAGTATTCCTACGATGGCATCGATCGCCATGTAGGCCGCATGGTGCTGCGCGGCGATCAGCTGATCTCATTCACTGGCCCGGGCGCGGCGCGGATCAGCCAGATCCGCGCAGATGTGGACGATGCCGAGGATGTGTAG
- a CDS encoding DUF2272 domain-containing protein, which produces MRRMLLPACLLLAAAPLSAAAAEACDVPPRFGLSPLAVAIRNTACNEHRLWFRPFIDRDGRAASLSVTEAESDHLADNGLIAWQRVAGYWRNSGTLNAMGSIAGASSCMAPLGTRYTDSDCRAFLVDNPWSAAFISWVMVQSGVPGFNTSPRHIDYIRAAYQGGPSGVPYRLVDPATAKPAPGDLLCFLRDRSTTLSYSGLVQALGNGSVGHWKSHCEVVVAANLGGDQTLYLVGGNVMNTVAMRLLQLDRTGLIKLPPARERNSTGIDPSCTPGREDECSFNRQDWAALLQLATASPLVMPSPTATPMQSAPPQPVVIPPQPVSAGPQPTR; this is translated from the coding sequence ATGCGCCGGATGCTCTTGCCTGCCTGTCTGCTGCTGGCTGCGGCACCGCTGTCCGCAGCGGCCGCCGAAGCCTGCGATGTGCCGCCCCGCTTCGGCCTGAGCCCGTTGGCGGTGGCCATCCGCAATACCGCCTGCAATGAACACCGGCTCTGGTTCCGGCCCTTCATCGATCGTGATGGCCGCGCGGCGAGTCTCAGTGTCACCGAGGCCGAAAGCGATCACCTGGCCGACAACGGCCTGATCGCCTGGCAGCGCGTGGCCGGCTACTGGCGCAACAGCGGCACCCTCAACGCGATGGGCAGCATCGCCGGCGCCAGCAGCTGTATGGCACCACTGGGCACGCGCTACACCGACAGCGACTGCCGCGCCTTCCTGGTCGACAACCCGTGGTCGGCCGCGTTCATTTCCTGGGTGATGGTGCAGTCCGGCGTTCCCGGCTTCAACACGTCGCCACGCCACATCGACTACATCCGTGCCGCCTACCAGGGCGGCCCCTCGGGCGTGCCGTACCGGCTGGTCGATCCCGCGACCGCAAAGCCCGCACCGGGCGACCTGCTGTGCTTCCTGCGCGACCGCAGCACCACGCTCAGCTACAGCGGGCTGGTGCAGGCGCTGGGCAACGGTTCGGTGGGTCACTGGAAATCGCATTGCGAAGTGGTGGTGGCTGCCAACCTGGGGGGCGACCAGACCCTGTACCTGGTCGGTGGCAACGTCATGAACACCGTGGCGATGCGGTTGCTGCAGCTGGACCGCACCGGGCTGATCAAGTTGCCTCCGGCACGCGAACGCAACAGTACCGGCATCGACCCCAGCTGCACGCCCGGCCGCGAGGACGAATGCAGCTTCAACCGCCAGGACTGGGCAGCGCTGCTGCAGTTGGCGACGGCATCACCGCTGGTGATGCCGTCGCCAACTGCGACGCCAATGCAGTCCGCGCCACCGCAGCCGGTCGTCATACCGCCTCAACCCGTCTCTGCTGGTCCACAACCGACGCGGTGA